The Streptomyces sp. NBC_00162 sequence GCGGCCCTGGGCATGAACGCGGTCTCGGACGGCCGGCACGTGCTGCTCCCGCAGGCGGCGACCGGGCTGCTGGCGCCGCTGCGGGACCGGGGCTTCGAGCCGGTCCCGATGGACCTGGGAGAGCTGCTCAAGGGCGGCGGCAGCGTGAAGTGCTGCACCCAGGAGCTGAGGCCCTAGCCCTCCGGGGAGGAGGGCGGCGGCCAGGCCTGGCCCCAGTCGGCGTCCCGCGCCGCCTTGTAGAGGTCACCGTGGCGCTTGGTCACGTTGACCCGGGTCAGGCCTGACGAGTCGCCTTCCTCAGGACCGCACAGTTCCAGCTGGACGAGCCCCTTCCGGATCTGCGGCCTCCGCGTGATCCGGAAGGCGGCCGGCTGCGTCGGGAAGCGGGTCGCGGCGACGTAGCTGAACTTCTCGTCCTCGTACGGGAGCGAGCCGCCCTTGACCTGCCGGTGCAGGGAGGACCGGCTGACCCGCGCCGAGAAGTGGCACCAGTCCTGACCGACCTCGATCGGGCAGGTCCCGTCGTGCGGGCACGGGGCGGCGACCCGCAGCCCGGCCGCGATCAGCTGGTCGCGGGCCTCGCGGATGCGGAGGTAGCCCTCCGGCGTGCCCGGCTCGATCAGCACCACGGCCTGACCGGCCCGCGCCGCCTCGGCGACGACCGCCGTACGGGCCTGCGGGGTCAGCTCGCCCAGCACGTACGAGACCGTCACCAGGTCGGCCTCGGGAAGCGTCAGCCCGGAGCCGATGACCGCCCGACGCCAGGCCGCGCCGCGCAGCGCCTCCGAGGTGGAGGCCGCCGCCAGCTCCCGGCCCAGGGCCAGCGCCGGCTCCGCCCAGTCGAGCACCGTGGTCTCCCGCGGGCCGTCCCAGGTGGCGTCCACCGCCCAGGTCGCGGCTCCCGTGCCGCCGCCCACGTCCACGTGCGAGCCCGGCGCCCACTGCGGGGCCGCCTCCGCGAGGCCGTCCAGGGCGGCCCGGACGGCCTCGAAGGTGGCGGGCATCCGGTACGCCGCGTACGCCGCCACGTCGGAACGGTCGCGCAGCACGGGCGCGTCGGTCGGAATCCGCCCCCGGTAGCTGGCGATGAGCCGCTCGACGGCGGCCGTGGCCTGCTTGGGCGGGAGCCCGTCGAGCAGCCTGCCGAGCGTGCTGCGGAGGGTTTCGGCGGTGGTGGGGGCGGAGACGTTCACCTGCGAAGTTTACGGCGCCGCGGGCGCGCCGGATTCGCGGTTCTGCCAGGGCCGGCACAGGCCCAGGAAGCAGGCCACCGACAGGAAGGCGCACACCAGCTGCACCAGCGCCATCGGCACCGCCGTGTCCTCGCCCGCGATCCCGACCAGCGGCGAGGCGATCGCGCCGACCAGGAAGGAGGAGGTGCCGAGCAGGGCGGAGGCCGAGCCGGCGGCGTGCGGGGTGCGCATCAGCGCCTGCGCGTTGGTGTTCGGCAGCACCAGGCCCATCGCCGACATCAGCACGAACAGCGCGGCGGCGATCGGAACCAGCCCGACCTCCCCGAACACCCCGGTCGACATGAGCAGCAGGGCCACCGAGGCGACCGTGATGATCCCGAGCCCGACGGCCAGCGCGTTGTCCAGGCGGACCCGGCCGACCAGCAGCTTGCCGTTGATCTGCCCGACGGCGATCAGGCCGACGGAGTTGACGCCGAACAGCAGGCTGAAGGCCTGGGGCGAAGCCCCGTAGATCTCCTGCACCACGAAGGGCGAGGCGGCGATGTACGAGAACAGCACGGCGAAGGCGAAACCGCCGGCCAGCATGTAGCCGGCGAAGACGCGGTCGCCGAGCAGCCCCCGCATGGTCCGCAGCGCGGCGCCGACGCCGCCCGTCTGGCGCCGCTCGGGCGGCAGGGTCTCGCCGAGGCCGCGCCACACCATCAGGGTGAGCACGAGGCCGACGGCGGTGAGGATGACGAACACCCCGCGCCAGTCGGCGAAGCGCAGCACCTGGCCGCCTATGAGCGGGGCGATGATCGGGGCGGTCCCGGATATGAGCATCAGGGTGGAGAAGAAGCGGGCCATCTCGACCCCGTCGTACAGGTCGCGTACGACGGCGCGTGCGATGACTATCGCGGCCGCGCCGGCCAGGCCCTGGAGCAGGCGGAAGGCGATGAGCAGTTCGGCGGTCGGGGCGAGCGCGCAGATCGCGGTGGCGAGGACATACACGATCATGCCGATGAGCAGCGGCCGGCGGCGGCCCCACTTGTCGCTCATCGGGCCGATGACCAGCTGGCCCAGCGCCATGCCGGCGAGGCAGGCGGTGAGGGTGAGCTGGATGGTGGCGGCCGGGCTGTGCAGGGCGGTGGTGACCTCCGGCAGGGCCGGGAGGTACATGTCCATGGACAGCGGGGGGAGCGCGGTGAGCCCGCCGAGTACGAAGGTGACCAGCAGGCCGGTGCGGCGTGCGGCCTTCAGGGGCGCGGCGGCTGTGGGGGCGGAGGGCGATTCGGGTGACGGTTCGTGCGAGCGGGCCGTCACGGGGCCTCTCTCCGACATGCGGAACTCCAGTCTGCTTGTCTTCTTTATGCACCCCTGACCGACCCATGCTCTCAGCAATCGGAACGTCCGGGGACCGGGGCGCCGTGTGACGTAGCCTGCGGCCCCATGGACGAACGCACGAAGAAGATCGCTGTAGTGACGGGTGCCGGCTCCGGAATCGGCCGCTCGGTGGCGCTGACCCTGGCGGCGGCCGGCTGGGCCGTGGCGGTGGCGGGCCGCCGTACCGGGCCGCTGGAGGAGACCGCCGCGGCGGCGGGCGACGGCGCCGACGTGCTCTGCGTACGGACGGACGTCAGCGATCCGGAGGACGTCACTGCGCTGTTCGGGGCCGTACGCGAGCGGTACGGGCACCTCGACCTGCTCTTCAACAACGCGGGCACCTTCGGCCCGGGCGGCGTCCCGCTGGAGGACATCTCCTACGAGGCCTGGCGCTCGGTGGTCGACGTCAACCTGACCGGCGCCTTCCTGTGCGCGCAGGCCGCCTTCCGGCAGATGAAGGCGCAGGACCCGCAGGGCGGCCGCATCATCAACAACGGCTCCATCTCGGCGCACGTGCCGCGCCCGAACTCCATCGCCTACACCGCGACCAAGCACGCGATGACCGGCCTGACCAAGTCCCTGTCGCTGGACGGGCGCCCCCACCGGATCGCCTGCGGCCAGATCGACATCGGCAACGCGGCGACCGAGATGACCGAGCGGATGCAGACCGGCATCCTCCAGGCCAACGGGCAGCTGGCCGTCGAACCGGTGATGGACGCCGCCGACGTGGCGCGCACGGTGCTGCACATGGCGGAGCTCCCGCTGGAGGCGAACGTGCAGTTCGCGACGGTGATGGCGACGACGATGCCGTACATCGGGCGGGGCTGAGCAACCCCGTTGCCAGGGCGCGGGGGCGGAGACGATCATGAGGCCCATGACCGATACCGAAGTCGAAGTACTGCGCTACACGGCCTTCTCCGGCGACCCGGCGGGCGGCAACCCCGCCGGGGTCGTCCTCGACGCGACCGGACTGGACGACTCCGCGATGCTGGGCATCGCCGCCGAGCTCGGCTACAGCGAGACCGCCTTCCTGACCGCCCCGCCCGAGGGGCTGGAGGGAGAGCCGGGCCGGGCCTTCACCGTGCGCTACTTCAGCCCGAAGGCGGAGGTGCCCTTCTGCGGGCACGCCACCGTGGCCACCGCCGTGGCGCTGGGCGAGCGGACCGGCCCGGGGGAGCTGGTCTTCGCGACGCGGGCCGGGACCGTACCGGTCTCCGTCACCGCCGAGGAGGGGCGCCTACGGGCCACCCTGACCAGCGTCGTACCGCACGTCGAGGAGATCGGCGCGGCCGACCTCGCCGAGGCGCTGGCCGCGCTGGACTGGCCGGAGGCCGACCTGGACCCGGCGTTCCCGCCCAGGATCGCCTACGCCGGAGCCCGCCACCTGGTGCTCGGCGCCGCCACCCGGGCCCGGCTCGCGGACCTCGGTTACGACTTCGCCCGGCTGGAGGCGCTGATGCGGCGCCTGGACCTGACCACCGTGCAGCTCGTGTACCGGGCGGGCCCGGCGGAGTTCCACGTACGGGACCCCTTCCCGGTCGGCGGGGTCGTCGAGGACCCGGCGACGGGCGCCGCCGCGGCCGCCTTCGGCGCGTACGCCCGGGAGCTCGGCCTGGTCCCGCAGGACGCCGTGCTCACCCTCCACCAGGGCGCGGACATGGGCCGGCCCGGGGTGCTCACGGTGGAACTGCGCGCCGGGGACCCGCGGGTGCGGGTGGGCGGCACGGGCGTACGGATCCCCTGATGAGGGTGACCGGGTACGCGGCCGCCGCACTGCCGGGGGACCTCGCCGCGCAGGTCGCGGCCCTGGAGGCGGCGGCCTGGCCGGGCTCCGCCCCGGGCCACGACCCCGCCCTCGCCCCGCGGGCGCTGCTGCTGGCGGACGCGACCGGGGCGGTGGCCGCCGCGCTGGCGCTGCTGTACAAGGAGATCGGGGTCGCGGGGCGGACGTACCGGGCGGCCGGGCTCAGCGGCGTGGTCACCCGGCGGGAGCTGCGGGGCCGCGGGCTCGGCGGCCGCCTGGTGGCGGCGGCCCGCGCCGACCTGGCGGCCGATCCGGCCGTGGACCTGGCCCTGTTCAGCTGCGACCGGCCGCTGGCGCCGTTCTACGAGGCGGCCGGCTTCGCGCCGCTGCCCGGCACGGTCCTGGTCGGCGGCACCCCCGGGGAACCGCTGGCCACCGACGAGCCGGGCTTCGACAAGGCGGTGGTGGCGGCCTTCTTCACGGCCGACCCGGACCGGGACCGGGCCGCCTTCACGGGCATCCGCGTCCCGCTGTACCCGGGGACCATCGACCGGCTGTGGTGAGGCTCAGCCGACGGGCGCGGCGTCGGCGCCGTCCGTGGACCGCGCCTTAGCCTCCGCCGGGCGGCCGCGCTCCATGAAGAACAGCACCAGCACGGGGACCAGGTACAGCGCCCACACCGACAGCTGGAACACGGTGGGGTCCGGCTGGAAGTTGAACACGCCCTTGAGCAGGGTCCCGTACCAGCTGTCCGGCGGCACGGCGGAGCTGACGTCGAAGGCCTTGGTGTCCAGGCCGCCCAGGAAGCGGGCCTCCTGGAGGTCGTGGACCCCGTACGCGAGCACGCCCGCGGCCACGACCACCAGCATGCCGCCGGTCCACTTGAAGAACTTCGCCAGGTTGATCCGCAGGGCGCCGCGGTAGAACAGCCAGCCCAGCACGATCGCCGTCGCGATGCCCAGCAGCACCCCGGCCAGCGGTGCGGAGGAGCCCTCGCCGCTCGCCCGTACCGACGCCCACACGAACAGCGCGGTCTCCAGCCCCTCGCGGCCGACGGCCAGGAACGCGGTCGCGACCAGCGCGCCGGTGCCCATGGCGAGCGCCGCGTCGAGCTTGCCGTGCAGCTCGCCCTTCAGATGCCGCGCGGTGCGCTTCATCCAGAAGACCATCCACGTCACCAGGCCGACGGAGACGATCGACAGGCTGCCGCCCAGCAGTTCCTGCGCCTCGAAGGTCAGCGCCTGGCTGCCGAAGGTGAGCAGGGCGCCGAAGGCGAGCGAGATCCCGCAGGCGATCGCGATGCCGAGCCAGACCGGGCGCAGGGCGTCCCTGCGCTCGGTCTTGACCAGGTAGGCGACGAGGATGCAGACGACCAGGCTGGCCTCCAGCCCCTCGCGCAGGCCGATCAGATAATTGCCGAACACGGTGGTTCCTCTCCGGCGGGGACTACGCGAACAGCGTCCGGCCCCACCAGTCGTCCTTGTCGCGGACGCCCGGCGGGACGGCGAAGACGGCCGAACCCACGTGCTGGATGTATTCGTTGAGGACGTCGGACTTCGCCAGGTTGCGCTGGATGGGGATGAAGCCCTTGCGGACGTCGCGCTGGTAGGCGAGGAAGAACAGGCCCGCGTCGAGGCGGCCCAGGCCGTCCGTGCCGTCCGTGAAGGAGTAGCCGCGGCGCAGGATGGTCGCCCCGTTGTTGGTGTCCGGGTGCGCGAGGCGGACGTGCGCCTCGGGCTTCATCGCCTTCAGGAACGGCTCGTCGCGCTCCTTGGACTTGCCGACGGGGGCACCCTCGCCCTTGTCGCGGCCGAAGATGTCCTCCTGCTCCCCGAGGGGAGTGCGGTCCCAGGTCTCGATGTTCATCCGGATCCGGCGGGCCACCAGGTAGGAGCCGCCGGTCATCCAGTCGCTGCCGTCGCCGGGACCGACCCACACGTGCTTGTCCAGGGCCGCCTTGTCGGTGCCCGCGATGTTCCGGGTGCCGTCCTTGAAGCCCATCATGTTGCGCGGGGTCTGCTCGTCGGGAGTGGTCGACGAGGTCTTGCCGAAGCCGAGCTGCGACCAGCGCATCGCGGTCCGGCCGAAGCCGATGCGGGCCAGCTGGCGGATCGCGTGCACGGCGACCTGCGGGTCGTCGGCGCAGGCCTGGACGCAGATGTCGCCGCCGGAGCGGGCCGCGTCCAGGTTGTCACCGGGGAACAGCTCCAGGTCCACCAGGGCTTCCGGGCGCTTGTTCTCCAGCCCGAAGCGGTCCTTGGCGAACAGGCCGGGCCCGAAGCCGATGGTCAGGGTGAGCCGCGAGGGCTTGAGGCCCAGCGCCTCGCCCGTGTCGTCCGGGGGTGCCTCGGGGAGGCCGCCGAAGCCGCCCTCGCCGACCGGCCGGCCGGCTGTCATCAGCCGGGCCGCCTCGGTCCACTCCTTGAGGAGCTTGACCAGTTCGGCACGGTCCTTCGTCTTCACGTCGAAGGCCGCGAAGTGCAGCCGGTCCTGCACGGCGCTCGCGATACCGGCCTGGTGCTCGCCGTGGAAAGGCACGGCCGCCCCGGCGGAGGCCACCGGCACCGCGTCCGAGCCGGTGCCCAGGGCCGCCACCGTGCCGCCGGCCGCGGCGGCGCCGAGCGCGAGCCCGGCCCCGCCCCAGCCGAGCACGGAGCGCCGCGAGGGCACGGCCCTGCCGCCGTCGTTGTGTTCCGCTTCCGGCTGCACGGCCGGCTCCGACTCGGACATTCGGGTCTCCCGCCTGATCTCTCTGGTGCCGGTTACTTCGCGACCGCGGCCGCGAGCTTGGAGAGCGGCTCGGCGAGCGCGTTGACGCCGTCCGAGAGCTCCTTGCGCTCGGGCTCGCCGACCTTGTCGTACGAGGTGAACTCGTAGGAGGTCTTGTCGGCGCGGTACTTGTCCAGGAGGGTGTTCAGGGCCGCGAACTGGGTGTCGAGCTGCTTGGCGAGCTCCGGGTCGTTCTTGGCGGCGATCGCCTTGAGGACGTCGTACGCCTTCTGCGCGCCCTCGACGTTGGCCTTGAAGTCGACGAGGTCGGTGTGGGAGTAACGCTCCTCCTCACCCGTGACCTTGCCGGTGGCGACCTCGTCCAGGAGCTCCTTGGCGCCGTTGGCGATCGAGGTGGGGGTGATCTCCGCCTGGCCGACCTTCTTCTGCCAGTCGGTCAGGTCCGTGATCAGGGTGTCGGCGAGCTTCTTCTCTTCGTCGCCGATCTTGTTGTCGGCCCACAGGGCCTTCTCCAGACGGTGCCAGCCCGTCCAGTCCTTCGCCGGGTCCTGGCCGGCCTCCAGGCCGTCCTCGCGGACGTCGACCTTCGGGTCGATGTCACCGAAGGACTCGGCGACCGGCTCGGTGCGCTCCCAGCCGATGCGGGAGGGCGCGTACAGCTTCTTCGCGGCCTCGACGTCGCCGGCCTTGACCGCGTCCGCGAAGGCCTGCGCCTTGGGGAGGGTCTCCTCGGCCTGCTGGACCACGTACGCGCGGTAGGCGGCGACCGCGGCGTCCATCTCGGGGCTGCGCTTCTCCTCGCCGTCCTTGCCGGTGGCCTTGACCTTCTGGGCGATGCCGTCGCCCTTCATGCCGGGCTTGCAGACGATCTCGTACTCGCCCGCCTTGATCTCGGCGGTGATGGAGGCCTTGGTGCCGGGGCCGATGTTCTCGCGCTCGGTCACGATGCGGGCGTCCGGGAAGAGGACGTAGACCTCGGTGACCTTCGAGCCCTTGTTCTCGACGTCGATCTGCACCTTGCCCGACGGGAACTCCGTCTTCGACACCTCGCAGGCGCTGTCGGATGCCGCGACCTTGATCACGCCGTCGCCGCCCGCGTCGCTCTTCTGGGAGCAGCCGGTTACGGCGGTCAGGGCGGCCGCCACGGAGGCGGCGGCTATGACGGTGAGGCGGGCGGGGCGCATGGTGGGCTCCTGGGCGTCGGACGAGGGGGCCGTCCCAAGGGGGAGAGGCCGGTGAGGCGGACCTAACTTAACCGAGGCTTACCTGACCCATACCCACCCGTGCAGTGATTCAGCTCTCACCTTCCGGCGCCGGACACGGCGCCGTCACGGACGTTTCAGGACGGCCCCATGACCAGGTCAAGGGAAGGTCAAGCCGGAGCGACCGTTCCGTATCACGGAATGCTCCGTTCCGCGCACTGGGACGACCAGCGGTGCCCCGGTGTGCGGGTGCGGGAGGACTTCGACCGGCTGCCGGTAGACGCGGCTGAGCAGAGCGTCCTCGAACACCTCGGCCGGCGGACCGGCCGCGGCCATCCGCCCGTCGTGCAGGACGGCGGCCCGGTCCGCGTAGGCGGCGGCCAGCCCCAGGTCGTGCAGGACGACGACCACCGCGTCCCCGGCGGCGGCCCGCTCCCGGCAGATCCGCAGCACGAGTTCCTGATGGCGCAGGTCCAGGGCGGCGGTGGGCTCGTCGAGGAGCAACAGCGGCGCCCGCTGGGCCAGTACGCGGGCCAGTGCGACCCGGGCCCGCTCGCCGCCGGAGAGCGCGGAGAAGGGGCGGGCGGCGAAATCGGTGACCTCGGTCGCGGCCATGGCGGCGGCCACCGCCTCCTCGTCCGCGTCGGCGAGCGGGGTGCCGGCCCAGGGCGCGCGGCCCATCCGTACGACGTCCTCCACGGGGAAGGGGAAGGACAGCGCGGCCGACTGGGGAAGTACGGAGCGCCGCAACGCGAGTTCGGGGGCGCTCCAGTCGCCCACCGGGCGGCCGTCGATCCGGATCTCCCCGGAGGCGGCCGGCAGGTCGGCGGCCAGCGCCGCCAACAGCGTGGACTTGCCCGCGCCGTTGGGGCCCACCAGGGCCAGCACCTCGCCGGCCCGGGCGGTCAGGTCGATCCCGGCCAGGACCTCGCGCTGTCCGAGCCGGACGTGCAGGCCCAATGCTTCGGCGAAGGCCGCGCCGGGGGCGGGGCGGGCCGGGACGGTCCGCTTGTTCCGGGAGAGCAGCCCGCTCAGCCTGCCGGTCACGCCCAGCCTCCTTGTTTGCGGCGGGTGCGGCGCAGCAGCCAGAAGAAGAACGGGCTGCCGAGCAGGGCGGTCAGGACGCCGAGCGGCAGCTCGGCCGGCTGGGCGAGGGTCCGGGCGGCCAGATCGCCCGCGACCAGGACGACGGCCCCGGCCAGCGCGCTGCCGGGCACCAGGAAGCGGTGGCCGGGGCCGTTGGCCATCCGCAGCAGGTGCGGGACCAGCAGTCCGACGAAGGTGATGACCCCGGCCACGGCCACGGCGGCGGCGGTGAGCAGCGCCACGACCAGGATGAGGGCGAGGCGCAGCCGCTCGACGTCGATGCCGAGGTGGCGGGCCGGGCGTTCGCCGAGGGACAGGAGGTCCAGGCGGCGCGAGTAGAAGGGGGCGACGAGCAAACCGGCCAGGGCACAGGGCAGTACGGCGAGCACCTTGGGCCAGGTGGCCTGGGCGAGGGAGCCGAGCTGCCAGAAGGTGATCTGGTTGACCTGCCCGCTGTCCGCGAAGAAGACGAACAGGCCGATGAGGGCGCCGGCGAAGGCGTTGACGGCTATGCCGGTGAGGATGAGGGTGACGACCTCGGTCCTCCCGCCGTTGCGGGAGAGGAAGTAGACGGAGCCGACGGTGACCAGGCCCGCGACGAACGCGCAGAGGGGAACCGTCCAGTTGCCGAGGAAGCTGAGCCCGAGCCCGATGGCGGCGACCGCGCCGACGGCGGCTCCCGCCGAGATCCCGATGACGCCGGGCTCGGCCAGCGGGTTGCCGAAGACGCCCTGCATGAGCGCGCCCGCGCAGCCCAGGCTCGCGCCGACGAGCAGCGCGAGCACGACGCGGGGCAGGCGTACGTTCCACAGCACGCTCTCCCCGACCCGGTCGAGCGGCGCGCCGCCCAGCCCCGCGCGGTGCTGGACGGAGGCGAGTACGTCCCCGAGGGGGATCCGGTAGGCACCGGTTCCGGCGGAGACCAGGGCGAGGACGAGCACGGTGGCGACGAGGGCCGCGGTGAGCAGGAAGGCCCTTCTGTCGGGGAGGGTCACGTCAGGCGGCCTTGCCGTAGAGCTGGTTGATCAGTGAGGACAGCACCTGGTCGGTGCGCGGGCCGTAGTTGAGCAGGACGCCGTCGTCGACCGTGACCACCCGGCGGTCCATGCCGGCGGGGGTCTGGGCGACGCCCGGGATCTTCGTCAGGCCGTCGACGCCGCCGACCGATTCGAGGCCCTTGGACATCACCAGGATCGCGTCGGGGGCGGCGGCCGCCAGGGCCTCGCTGGTGATCGGAGTGAAGTCCTTGCCGAGCCCGGACTCCTTGCCGGTGTCGACCGCGCCGGCCGCCTCCAGCAGCGAGGCGGCTCCGGAGTCGGAACCGCCCAGCAGATAGACCGAGGCGGTGCCGCGCAGGTAGAGGAACGCGACGCGGGGCTTCTTCCCGGAGGCGGCCGGAATCTCCTTGCGGACGGCGGCGATCCGGTCGGCGGTGCGCTGGTTCAGCCGCGTGCCGGCCTCGGTGACCCCGAGCGCGGCGGAGACCGCGTCGATCCGCTTCGGTACGTCCTCCAGCGACTTGGCGGGGGCGATGACGAGTACGGGGACGCCCGCGTCGCGGATCTGCTGGATCGCCTCGGCGGGACCGCTGGTGCTCTCCGCCAGGACCAGCGTCGGGCGCAGCGAGAGGACGCTCTCGGCGGAGACGTCGTGGCCACGCGTCACCACCGGCAGGGCGGCGGCCTGTTCGAAGGTGGCGGTGATGTCCCGGGCGACCACCCGCTCGCCGAGGCCCAGGGTGTGGACGATCTCGTTGAGGCTGCCGGTCAGCGGGACGACCCGGTCCGCCGAAGCGACCGTGACCCGGGCGCCGTCGGCCGAGGGCACGGTCACCGGCAGCGCGGGCAGCGGCGCCGGGGTGAGCGGTTCCACCCGGTCCGGGGCGGCCGCGGCGTGGGCGGACGGGTCCGGGGTGGTGGCCGTACCTCCGCAGCCCGTCAGCGCAAGTGCCAGTGCTGCCACGGCGAGAGCGAGACGGGGGAAGCGGTGTGACGCGGCGGGCGTAGGCACGAAGGCACCGTCCTGATCGTCCGACTGAGGTTGTGGAGACCGGGGGGTTTCCCATCCGGCCAGGGGTAGCTTAGGTTAGCCTAACCTTGCTTGCTAGACCCTGGAGGGGGCGGTCATGCCCACAAGACCCGTCCGTGCGTTCGCCGTCGCCCTGCTGGCGGCCCTGCTGGGGGCGCTGCTCCCGGCCACCGCCGCCCGGGCGGGCACCGTACAGGGGGGTCGGCTGGACTGGGGCATCAAATCGTCCTTCCAGAGTTATGTCACCGGCCCGGTGGCGAAAGGCAGTTTCAAGCTGAAGAGCGGGGCCGCCACCGTCGGCGGAAGCCTGTTCCGCTTCCACACGGCGACCGGCTCCTACGACCCGGACTCCGGCGCCTTCGAGGCCTCGTACTCGGGCGGGGTGACCTTCCAGGGCCACCAGAAGCCGGACGGCGTCTACGAGCTGGACATGACCGTCAGCCGTCCCACCGTCAGGATCAACGGCGGCAGCGGCACCCTGTACGCGGACGTCTCCAGCAAGGCCAAGGACACCGGCGCGGTCAGCAGCCAGTCCCAGGTGCCGTTCGCGACCCTCGGCCTCGGCGGCGTCGACATGAAGGGCGGCGGCGG is a genomic window containing:
- a CDS encoding small ribosomal subunit Rsm22 family protein yields the protein MNVSAPTTAETLRSTLGRLLDGLPPKQATAAVERLIASYRGRIPTDAPVLRDRSDVAAYAAYRMPATFEAVRAALDGLAEAAPQWAPGSHVDVGGGTGAATWAVDATWDGPRETTVLDWAEPALALGRELAAASTSEALRGAAWRRAVIGSGLTLPEADLVTVSYVLGELTPQARTAVVAEAARAGQAVVLIEPGTPEGYLRIREARDQLIAAGLRVAAPCPHDGTCPIEVGQDWCHFSARVSRSSLHRQVKGGSLPYEDEKFSYVAATRFPTQPAAFRITRRPQIRKGLVQLELCGPEEGDSSGLTRVNVTKRHGDLYKAARDADWGQAWPPPSSPEG
- the efeB gene encoding iron uptake transporter deferrochelatase/peroxidase subunit, whose amino-acid sequence is MSESEPAVQPEAEHNDGGRAVPSRRSVLGWGGAGLALGAAAAGGTVAALGTGSDAVPVASAGAAVPFHGEHQAGIASAVQDRLHFAAFDVKTKDRAELVKLLKEWTEAARLMTAGRPVGEGGFGGLPEAPPDDTGEALGLKPSRLTLTIGFGPGLFAKDRFGLENKRPEALVDLELFPGDNLDAARSGGDICVQACADDPQVAVHAIRQLARIGFGRTAMRWSQLGFGKTSSTTPDEQTPRNMMGFKDGTRNIAGTDKAALDKHVWVGPGDGSDWMTGGSYLVARRIRMNIETWDRTPLGEQEDIFGRDKGEGAPVGKSKERDEPFLKAMKPEAHVRLAHPDTNNGATILRRGYSFTDGTDGLGRLDAGLFFLAYQRDVRKGFIPIQRNLAKSDVLNEYIQHVGSAVFAVPPGVRDKDDWWGRTLFA
- the efeU gene encoding iron uptake transporter permease EfeU, which encodes MFGNYLIGLREGLEASLVVCILVAYLVKTERRDALRPVWLGIAIACGISLAFGALLTFGSQALTFEAQELLGGSLSIVSVGLVTWMVFWMKRTARHLKGELHGKLDAALAMGTGALVATAFLAVGREGLETALFVWASVRASGEGSSAPLAGVLLGIATAIVLGWLFYRGALRINLAKFFKWTGGMLVVVAAGVLAYGVHDLQEARFLGGLDTKAFDVSSAVPPDSWYGTLLKGVFNFQPDPTVFQLSVWALYLVPVLVLFFMERGRPAEAKARSTDGADAAPVG
- a CDS encoding heme ABC transporter ATP-binding protein is translated as MLSRNKRTVPARPAPGAAFAEALGLHVRLGQREVLAGIDLTARAGEVLALVGPNGAGKSTLLAALAADLPAASGEIRIDGRPVGDWSAPELALRRSVLPQSAALSFPFPVEDVVRMGRAPWAGTPLADADEEAVAAAMAATEVTDFAARPFSALSGGERARVALARVLAQRAPLLLLDEPTAALDLRHQELVLRICRERAAAGDAVVVVLHDLGLAAAYADRAAVLHDGRMAAAGPPAEVFEDALLSRVYRQPVEVLPHPHTGAPLVVPVRGTEHSVIRNGRSGLTFP
- the efeO gene encoding iron uptake system protein EfeO, whose product is MRPARLTVIAAASVAAALTAVTGCSQKSDAGGDGVIKVAASDSACEVSKTEFPSGKVQIDVENKGSKVTEVYVLFPDARIVTERENIGPGTKASITAEIKAGEYEIVCKPGMKGDGIAQKVKATGKDGEEKRSPEMDAAVAAYRAYVVQQAEETLPKAQAFADAVKAGDVEAAKKLYAPSRIGWERTEPVAESFGDIDPKVDVREDGLEAGQDPAKDWTGWHRLEKALWADNKIGDEEKKLADTLITDLTDWQKKVGQAEITPTSIANGAKELLDEVATGKVTGEEERYSHTDLVDFKANVEGAQKAYDVLKAIAAKNDPELAKQLDTQFAALNTLLDKYRADKTSYEFTSYDKVGEPERKELSDGVNALAEPLSKLAAAVAK
- a CDS encoding GNAT family N-acetyltransferase; translated protein: MRVTGYAAAALPGDLAAQVAALEAAAWPGSAPGHDPALAPRALLLADATGAVAAALALLYKEIGVAGRTYRAAGLSGVVTRRELRGRGLGGRLVAAARADLAADPAVDLALFSCDRPLAPFYEAAGFAPLPGTVLVGGTPGEPLATDEPGFDKAVVAAFFTADPDRDRAAFTGIRVPLYPGTIDRLW
- a CDS encoding FecCD family ABC transporter permease, giving the protein MTLPDRRAFLLTAALVATVLVLALVSAGTGAYRIPLGDVLASVQHRAGLGGAPLDRVGESVLWNVRLPRVVLALLVGASLGCAGALMQGVFGNPLAEPGVIGISAGAAVGAVAAIGLGLSFLGNWTVPLCAFVAGLVTVGSVYFLSRNGGRTEVVTLILTGIAVNAFAGALIGLFVFFADSGQVNQITFWQLGSLAQATWPKVLAVLPCALAGLLVAPFYSRRLDLLSLGERPARHLGIDVERLRLALILVVALLTAAAVAVAGVITFVGLLVPHLLRMANGPGHRFLVPGSALAGAVVLVAGDLAARTLAQPAELPLGVLTALLGSPFFFWLLRRTRRKQGGWA
- a CDS encoding PhzF family phenazine biosynthesis protein, whose translation is MTDTEVEVLRYTAFSGDPAGGNPAGVVLDATGLDDSAMLGIAAELGYSETAFLTAPPEGLEGEPGRAFTVRYFSPKAEVPFCGHATVATAVALGERTGPGELVFATRAGTVPVSVTAEEGRLRATLTSVVPHVEEIGAADLAEALAALDWPEADLDPAFPPRIAYAGARHLVLGAATRARLADLGYDFARLEALMRRLDLTTVQLVYRAGPAEFHVRDPFPVGGVVEDPATGAAAAAFGAYARELGLVPQDAVLTLHQGADMGRPGVLTVELRAGDPRVRVGGTGVRIP
- a CDS encoding SDR family oxidoreductase, with the protein product MDERTKKIAVVTGAGSGIGRSVALTLAAAGWAVAVAGRRTGPLEETAAAAGDGADVLCVRTDVSDPEDVTALFGAVRERYGHLDLLFNNAGTFGPGGVPLEDISYEAWRSVVDVNLTGAFLCAQAAFRQMKAQDPQGGRIINNGSISAHVPRPNSIAYTATKHAMTGLTKSLSLDGRPHRIACGQIDIGNAATEMTERMQTGILQANGQLAVEPVMDAADVARTVLHMAELPLEANVQFATVMATTMPYIGRG
- a CDS encoding Bcr/CflA family multidrug efflux MFS transporter, yielding MSERGPVTARSHEPSPESPSAPTAAAPLKAARRTGLLVTFVLGGLTALPPLSMDMYLPALPEVTTALHSPAATIQLTLTACLAGMALGQLVIGPMSDKWGRRRPLLIGMIVYVLATAICALAPTAELLIAFRLLQGLAGAAAIVIARAVVRDLYDGVEMARFFSTLMLISGTAPIIAPLIGGQVLRFADWRGVFVILTAVGLVLTLMVWRGLGETLPPERRQTGGVGAALRTMRGLLGDRVFAGYMLAGGFAFAVLFSYIAASPFVVQEIYGASPQAFSLLFGVNSVGLIAVGQINGKLLVGRVRLDNALAVGLGIITVASVALLLMSTGVFGEVGLVPIAAALFVLMSAMGLVLPNTNAQALMRTPHAAGSASALLGTSSFLVGAIASPLVGIAGEDTAVPMALVQLVCAFLSVACFLGLCRPWQNRESGAPAAP